Part of the Onthophagus taurus isolate NC chromosome 11, IU_Otau_3.0, whole genome shotgun sequence genome is shown below.
TATCTTTAGGTATACGAACTCCATCTAATAAATTtcagtaattattattaataaattttcttttcatcataaattttttaattaattacttataaTTATGGGCGATTTCAATTGTCTTTCTATGAGTGGTATGGGAGGATACATCCTCATAGCTTCCTTAATTACTGATTCagtatatttcaaattttgaatatcATCAAAAGTAAAAACGTAATTTTCATTAGTTCCAGCTAAAGATAAATATTcttcatatattttttgttgtatatctTTTCGTTTGGCAATTTCAAATAAAGCAAATGAAGCTGCCTTAGCAACCGTACCAAAGcccttaaaatttaatatcatatattacgtgtaaataaaattgattttgataaagaaaataCCGCAAGGACGAACGTTTTCAAATGACTCATTATTTCGTGTTcagaataattattttcaagtaATAAATCCATCAAATTCTTGTTTTCTGAATTTGTTTCTGTACGAccactttttcttaaatttatatgtttatgaataaaattcataaatgTTTTATCCAAAAATTCATGAACTTCTACCCAAGATTTATACATTTTAGTAAATCGAAATAGTATACTATTCGATTTTATAACGGAGTATTCTCTTTCAAGCGTCATATCTAAGCTTTTGTCCACAGCATTCACAATTTTTGATGCGGTTTCTACACTTACATTATCATCGAGTAAGTATTCTAATATCATATACATTGCACAATGATGTGTTATTAAATGCACATCGACTGGCTGGTTTTCGTGTGTATATAAAACTTCTTTAAAATTCTCTAtgtgatattttaatttgttagtgtaagtagaaataaatttgtgcttaaaaattggattaaaaaaaattctatctGATTTCCATTTctcaactaaaataaaactacgtttaaaaatgtttaaacttcATTTAAGAAATACGTACCATCTGAAATTGTTCCTAATCCATCTCCAGCAATACTATGCAATAAATCATACAATTTAGTTTTATGTAAATGTACCTTAGACCCAAGTATAGCTTCGAAATATTTTGGGTCTGATACAATTAGAATAGGTCGAAACGGTTTTatccaaattttaataacaggCCCATATCTTTCTCGTAAGTTGAAGATGTAGTTGTAAAgatctttaaatttttgtgtgTCATGCCGAAATATTTAGGTACTCGACTTACCTGCATTTGAtttgttaaaaacaaaaaatgttaatactTCTAATAGATTTGGACCAGGTAATTTATTAATCGATTcgtatttcgaaattttcaatataattGAAAGTGTTATTAGTattaatacaacaaaaattaaaaagaagtaCATGTTAACGAATCACTTCCTGGCGTACGAATACAttcgaaattaaaataaaaaccagacTGTTGGGTTCAACCTGATAACCTTGGgtacatataataataagataTAAAACGGTTTCgcattttgattatttaatcTCTGATACATTATCTTAGATATTATcacttaaaagaaaattaaattatttttaaattaaatccgaaaatatgtttaatacCTTGTATATTATTGTAAATCGTAATCAAATTTGACTGTAGAATACGTATTTTCAAGCAGTATTTCTAACTTTTTATCGACACCATCTtagaataatttcaaaatgtatctatttatttatttattgttttatatgttCTTAATCTCAGTATAATTAACAATGgtgtttaaaactttattattgtgAGATCAGACgattaaattgaattgaacTGGAAGTACAACCATAAtagaaaagattaaaattgattttgagtttattgataaatctgaattgaattaaatttaaatgtaggtatatagtataataattaagaatttatttaaattttgatttttttctttgtcatATACAGGCTGGCCCATTGAAAACGAGCTGAGGAGcacaacacaaaaaaaatttgttagaacaatttattttcgaaatatcCGGTTTTAAAGATATACCACCTATCAATTTTcactaaacataaaaaacatttctaataagaaaaattaaaaaagaaacatgtTAATCattgagaaaagaaattcTTGACCATTAAGAATAGGCTTAACCCGATAAATGTTCAAAGTTAGTACCACCAACATCCATACAAGTGtataaattttgttcaaaTTTTTGCCTAACATTTTCCAGCATTTAAGGAGTTATACGGCATTCATCAATAATGCGCTGGTGTAATTCTTCTAACGAATCGCACTCGGTAGCATaaactttagattttaaatgctcccataaaaataatctaaaaagcAGAGGTCTGGAGGTCTGGCTGGCCATTCTACAGCACTAATTCGACCTATCCATTGACCGGGAAAGTGTCTATCTAAGAACTCCATAGCAGCAACGGTGGAGCACCACATTGctggaaaaataaatattgttccGAGTATCTTTCATCGTTctaaaaatgtcaattaaGGCAGCGTACACCAAGTCTTCCAATATTTAAAGATACCACAATTGTCGTCTATAAAGATTGGTCTAAAAACATTGAGTTTTTGTGAAGTTTGAGCGTAGGCTTCATGTAGGCTTCAATTATGATGACTCACAGTaccatttagaaaaaaagaactttcgtgagtaaaacaaatattaaaaagaaattgtctACCTACTGTCAATTATGTTTTGAGAAATATATTCTCAAAATTGCAAGCACCGGTCATAAACGTCTTCATTCAAATCATGAactaagtttattttataaggaTGGAACTTGAAGTTTTTCAGAATTCGTTGAATGCTGTTCTAGGAACATTAGTAATTGTAGCTAATTCTCTTGTACTTACAGTTGGATCTACATTAACTTGCCCTATTACTTCCAGGTTTGTGAGTTCATTGACCACAAGAAATTCACGTTCaggtttctttttattagCCACCGATCCAGTTTCTCGGAACTTATGTACCAACTCTAGAACGTACTTATGACGAACACGTCTATCAGGATGCAGGTTATTGAATAAACGTGCTATTTTATTAGcgttttcattatttttaaaagaaaggCTCCCTATTTCAACTCTTACGGCAATTGTATATAATATAccataattaatataaaaatctattcaaactaaacaacaaaaatcgaAACGTTCTTCGTTCGGGCGTGGCAACAATCCAATGCAAAACCAGCAAAGGCAAAAAAGCTATCAAGATGTTTTAGACTACCGCattcaaaatgaatttttataatatacttTTTTAGGAGAGTAAAGTTTTGGGTATAATTTCCGCTTCAAAATTTGTCTACCTGAGAAACAAAGTTGAtgtgtttcaaatttttttcgataaaatccTTCCCTGGCAGTTATGCTCTTCAGCTTGCTTTCAATGCACCAACCTGTATACAAAACTTCAAGTTGTAAGCATACACTCATTGCTGATATTAGTGTTATATGAAATATAGGTTCACAAAGTTTGATTTTGGTGAAACCATAAATCCTGACATTTTCCAACCATTTCAATAACGATAGATATACCAAGGTGTGttagaaataataatgtaatcATTATTTATCAGCTAAGATTTGATATTTAAGACAAGAATATTCCAAACATGATATCCATTGGCTTTTATAGTACATTTTCAAATCAATTATATTCCCTTGAGTTTATTTGGTAAACAGGGAGGCATGACAAAAGAGATtaagattaataaaacaacataTGATTATATATAAAGCTTGGTCCACAGAATGCGCGAACTGGATCGAAGTTTGGTTCCACTTCAAAGAAAATGCGACGCTTTTTCGTTGTATTTGAGATAGCTACTTTTCCTTTAAAGTGACGTACCGCGCATTGTATTAACCTAGCCTAATAATGATAGTAATACAAATTGTAATTGTTTACTTTCTTGATTTCTATCATGTATTTCTAATGTGATAGGAAGACCTTATTCAATGTATCGCGACTCAGTTGATTAAAAGCGTCACT
Proteins encoded:
- the LOC111424196 gene encoding cytochrome P450 4C1-like encodes the protein MYFFLIFVVLILITLSIILKISKYESINKLPGPNLLEVLTFFVFNKSNADLYNYIFNLRERYGPVIKIWIKPFRPILIVSDPKYFEAILGSKVHLHKTKLYDLLHSIAGDGLGTISDVEKWKSDRIFFNPIFKHKFISTYTNKLKYHIENFKEVLYTHENQPVDVHLITHHCAMYMILEYLLDDNVSVETASKIVNAVDKSLDMTLEREYSVIKSNSILFRFTKMYKSWVEVHEFLDKTFMNFIHKHINLRKSGRTETNSENKNLMDLLLENNYSEHEIMSHLKTFVLAGFGTVAKAASFALFEIAKRKDIQQKIYEEYLSLAGTNENYVFTFDDIQNLKYTESVIKEAMRMYPPIPLIERQLKSPIIINGVRIPKDIDVVFSITSLHKYNFSNPEIFNPDRFSPENIGDINPYSYAPFSIGPRNCIGKKIAMIELKYIISHIVKDFTLHSIQPEHKLELATTFNLVSTNGIPVIFKRRELS